The following is a genomic window from Phyllobacterium zundukense.
GAGAACGCGCTCTTCCGACGGCCGCACATTGCCGAGATGCGCGACAAGAGCCAGGAAGACCAGCGCGAGACCTTCGCTTCCGACCGCGGCCTCTCCTATGTCGGTCTCGACGGCAATATCGGCTGCATCATCAATGGTGCGGGGCTCGCCATGGCGACCATGGACATGATCAAGATCGCCGGAGGCGAGCCCGCGAACTTCCTCGATATCGGCGGCGGCGCTTCGCCTGAACGCGTGGCTAAATCCTTCCGCGCCGTGTTGCGGGACAGAAACGTCGAGACGATCCTCGTCAACATCTTCGCCGGCATCAACCGCTGCGACTGGGTCGCCGAGGGCGTGATCAAGGCGCTCAGGGAAGTCGGCGTCCCGGTCCCGCTCGTCGTCCGGTTGTCGGGGACCAACATGGAGGAAGGCCGCCGCATCCTCGCCAAGTCAGGCGAAGATATCATCGTTGCGGAAACGCTTGCGGAGGCTGCCGACAAGGCCGTTGGCGCGTGGCGCGCCTTCGCCGCAAACAAGGCTGCTTGAGGGAGTTCGAGACATGTCCATTCTACTCGACAAGAATACCCGCGTCATCGTACAGGGCTTTACCGGCAAGATCGGCAGCTTCCATGCCGAGGACATGAATCGCTATGGCACCAATGTCGTCGGCGGCGTCACCCCCGGCAAGGGCGGCCAGACTCATCTCGGCATGCCGGTCTTCAATACGGTGAAGAGCGCGGTGCAGGAAACCGGCGCGGACGCCTCGATCGTCTTCGTGCCGCCGCCCTTCGCGGCCGACTCCATCATGGAGGCGGCGGATGCCGGTATCCGGCTCTGCGTCTGCATCACCGACGGAATTCCCTCCCAGGACATGATCAGGGTCAAGCGATACATGAGGCGCTATCGCTACGAGGATCGCATGACCCTGATCGGGCCGAACTGCGCGGGCATGATCACACCGGGCCAGGCGATGATGGGAATCATGCCGGGCTCGATCTACCTGCCGGGCCGCATCGGCATCGTCGGCCGTTCGGGCACGCTCGGCTATGAGGCGGCAAGCCAGATGAAGGCGCTCGGCATCGGTGTATCGACTTCGGTCGGCATCGGCGGTGATCCAGTTAACGGCTCGTCCTTCAAGGACATGCTGGAGCTCTTCGAGAAGGACCCGAACACCGATGCGGTGCTGATGATCGGTGAGATCGGCGGTCCGCAGGAAGCTGAAGCCGCGACCTGGGCGCGCGGCAATATGAAGAAACCGCTGATCGCCTACATCGCGGGTCTCTCCGCACCAAAGGGTCGCCGCATGGG
Proteins encoded in this region:
- the sucD gene encoding succinate--CoA ligase subunit alpha, encoding MSILLDKNTRVIVQGFTGKIGSFHAEDMNRYGTNVVGGVTPGKGGQTHLGMPVFNTVKSAVQETGADASIVFVPPPFAADSIMEAADAGIRLCVCITDGIPSQDMIRVKRYMRRYRYEDRMTLIGPNCAGMITPGQAMMGIMPGSIYLPGRIGIVGRSGTLGYEAASQMKALGIGVSTSVGIGGDPVNGSSFKDMLELFEKDPNTDAVLMIGEIGGPQEAEAATWARGNMKKPLIAYIAGLSAPKGRRMGHAGAIISAFGESAQEKVEILKSAGVTIVPTPSSFGATVAGVLQRRPDAA